A section of the Streptomyces sp. Je 1-369 genome encodes:
- a CDS encoding polyprenyl synthetase family protein — protein MLSGPAEGTRQDTLDGASACDIDADVSAAVHRTLEGVLDGRLEEARAIDPTFAEDIADRVARFTLRGGKRIRSQFLWWGLRACAGGAGPGQADAALRLAAGLELIQTCALVHDDVMDGSPLRRGRDAVHVDLQNQYGPHGRQGFGAAAAILAGDLALSWADDVVAATRLDAVRAPRVRGLWRAMRAEMVAGQYLDLQGQATRSRSVTGAVRTAVLKTALYSVERPLALGAALAGADEATTGALCSAGRCAGIAFQLRDDLLGVFGEPGETGKPSGDDIRDGKGTYLLAVAAARAEAAADHDVLALLDRCTGRADLDEDDVRGVREAFVTTGARGIVEDKIRRLVHQAHRHLASGALVPHADRRLHELFCRVAGLPGTGATAALHLPWTESGSR, from the coding sequence ATGCTCTCGGGACCCGCGGAGGGGACCAGGCAGGACACCCTGGACGGTGCGAGCGCGTGCGACATCGACGCCGACGTGTCCGCCGCGGTGCACCGTACGTTGGAGGGCGTCCTCGACGGACGGCTCGAGGAAGCCAGGGCCATCGACCCCACGTTCGCCGAGGACATCGCGGACCGCGTGGCCCGGTTCACCCTGCGCGGCGGCAAACGCATCCGCTCGCAGTTCCTGTGGTGGGGCCTTCGGGCGTGTGCGGGAGGCGCCGGACCCGGTCAGGCGGACGCGGCCCTGCGCCTGGCCGCGGGGCTCGAACTCATCCAGACGTGCGCCCTGGTCCACGACGACGTCATGGACGGCTCACCCCTGCGCCGGGGCCGGGACGCCGTGCACGTGGATCTCCAGAACCAGTACGGCCCGCACGGGAGACAGGGCTTCGGGGCGGCCGCCGCCATCCTCGCCGGTGACCTGGCACTCAGCTGGGCCGACGACGTGGTCGCCGCGACCCGCCTGGACGCGGTGCGGGCGCCCCGGGTGCGCGGACTGTGGCGGGCCATGCGCGCGGAGATGGTCGCGGGCCAGTACCTGGACCTCCAGGGGCAGGCCACCCGTTCCCGGTCGGTGACCGGAGCCGTGCGGACTGCCGTGCTCAAGACCGCCCTGTACTCGGTGGAACGCCCGCTGGCCCTCGGAGCGGCGCTCGCCGGAGCCGACGAGGCGACGACCGGAGCACTCTGCTCGGCGGGTCGCTGCGCCGGAATCGCCTTCCAGCTGCGGGACGATCTCCTCGGCGTGTTCGGCGAGCCCGGGGAGACCGGCAAACCCTCGGGGGACGACATTCGCGACGGCAAGGGCACGTACCTCCTGGCGGTGGCGGCCGCCCGGGCCGAGGCCGCGGCGGACCACGACGTGCTGGCGCTGCTCGACCGCTGTACCGGCAGGGCCGACCTGGACGAGGACGACGTGCGCGGGGTGCGGGAGGCGTTCGTGACGACCGGGGCCCGCGGGATCGTCGAGGACAAGATCCGCCGGCTGGTCCACCAGGCGCACCGCCACCTCGCCTCCGGCGCCCTGGTCCCCCACGCCGACCGGCGGCTGCACGAACTGTTCTGCCGCGTGGCCGGTCTGCCCGGGACCGGTGCGACGGCCGCGCTGCACCTTCCCTGGACCGAGAGCGGGAGCCGATGA
- a CDS encoding phytoene desaturase, whose product MRTIPGRTDHVVIVGAGLAGLSAALHLLGSGRTVTLVERADQPGGRAGLMERAGYRIDTGPTVLTMPELVEDAFAAVGESLRDRLDLVPLHPAYRAAFADGSSLDVHTGAEAMEAEIERFAGARHAVGYRRLRAWLTRLYELQMRRFIDTNFDSPLELLTPDLARLAALGGFGRLDARIASFLPDERLRRVFSFQALYAGVPPARALAAYAVIAYMDTVAGVHFPRGGMHALPRAMAAAAEHAGADVRYGHTVERLERSGSRITAVVTDHGRVPCDAVVLTPDLPVAYGLLGRAPRRPNPLRHSPSAVVLHLGTDRTWPQLAHHTISFGSAWKQTFDELTRTGKLMSDPSLLITRPTATDPSLAPHGRHLHYVLAPCPNTDIGPAARDWTDLAPRYRDSLLAVLERRGLAGIGAAIEEECMVTPADWTGQGHAAGTPFSAAHTFPQTGPFRPRNLVRGTDNAVLAGCGTTPGVGVPTVLISGKLAAARITGVSR is encoded by the coding sequence ATGAGGACCATCCCTGGCCGGACCGACCATGTGGTGATCGTGGGCGCCGGGCTCGCGGGCCTGTCCGCCGCCCTGCATCTGCTGGGCTCCGGCCGTACGGTCACGCTCGTCGAACGGGCCGACCAACCGGGCGGCCGGGCCGGGCTCATGGAGCGCGCGGGCTACCGGATCGACACCGGGCCGACGGTCCTGACCATGCCGGAACTCGTCGAGGACGCCTTCGCCGCGGTGGGCGAGAGCCTGCGCGACCGCCTCGACCTCGTGCCGCTGCACCCCGCCTACCGGGCCGCGTTCGCCGACGGCAGCTCCCTGGACGTCCACACCGGAGCCGAGGCCATGGAAGCCGAGATCGAACGGTTCGCCGGGGCCCGGCATGCCGTGGGGTACCGGCGGCTGCGCGCCTGGCTGACGCGGCTCTACGAGCTCCAGATGCGCCGGTTCATCGACACCAACTTCGACTCCCCGCTGGAACTCCTCACCCCCGACCTGGCCCGGCTCGCCGCCCTCGGCGGCTTCGGACGCCTCGACGCGCGCATCGCCTCGTTCCTCCCCGACGAGCGGCTGCGGCGGGTCTTCTCCTTCCAGGCGCTGTACGCGGGCGTGCCACCCGCCCGCGCCCTCGCCGCCTACGCGGTCATCGCCTACATGGACACCGTCGCCGGGGTCCACTTCCCGCGCGGCGGCATGCACGCCCTGCCGCGCGCCATGGCGGCCGCCGCCGAACACGCGGGCGCCGACGTCCGGTACGGGCACACGGTCGAGCGTCTGGAGCGGTCCGGTTCCCGGATCACGGCCGTCGTCACCGACCACGGCCGGGTCCCCTGCGACGCGGTGGTCCTCACCCCGGACCTCCCCGTCGCGTACGGACTCCTGGGCCGCGCCCCACGCCGCCCGAACCCGCTGCGGCACTCGCCGTCCGCTGTGGTCCTGCACCTCGGCACCGACCGCACCTGGCCCCAGTTGGCCCACCACACGATCTCCTTCGGGTCGGCATGGAAGCAGACCTTCGACGAACTGACCCGCACCGGGAAGCTCATGTCCGACCCGTCCCTGCTCATCACCCGGCCGACGGCCACCGACCCCTCCCTCGCGCCCCACGGACGCCATCTGCACTACGTGCTCGCCCCCTGCCCCAACACCGACATCGGCCCCGCCGCCCGGGACTGGACCGACCTCGCGCCCCGCTACCGCGACAGCCTCCTCGCCGTCCTCGAGCGGCGCGGACTCGCCGGGATCGGGGCGGCGATCGAAGAGGAGTGCATGGTGACCCCCGCGGACTGGACCGGCCAAGGACACGCGGCGGGCACCCCGTTCTCCGCCGCCCACACCTTCCCGCAGACCGGGCCCTTCCGGCCCCGCAACCTCGTACGGGGCACGGACAACGCGGTCCTCGCGGGCTGCGGCACCACACCCGGTGTGGGCGTGCCCACGGTCCTGATCTCCGGCAAGCTGGCCGCCGCGCGCATCACGGGAGTGAGCCGATGA